A DNA window from Halomicrobium mukohataei DSM 12286 contains the following coding sequences:
- a CDS encoding outer membrane protein assembly factor BamB family protein, giving the protein MNERRRRFLEGVGTAAAIGTAGCLGRLRTLGGGPDRPPAETADTQFRGETTRLGVFPEQTVPSSVTVDWRLDGLNTGGHTAAKGSPVLAPTGDIVVTGDTGEVWAVRPDGRRRWRADATDTPRGFHGTPAIANGTVYVGAYDGALYAFDLETGEQYWRTQLGDAIGSSPGYHDGRLYVAVEYYEPSGAIFALDAVTGEVSWEDRRITDHPHSTCAIDREAGRLVVGSNDGRLYCWSYPDHEFLWTDDTGEEIKGPIATWDGSAFFGSWSDRIYRVALSDGSEEWATDLGASVMAGPSVEGSTGTVYVGDQHESLYALDAADGDEQWETDVGGPVIGCPTVTSEHVLVGSYEPKLTALTKSTGEELWAVPAEGEVTSTPLVTDDAVYVAERTSEASLEGEGSTGGLYRIVADE; this is encoded by the coding sequence ATGAACGAGCGCAGACGGCGGTTCCTCGAAGGCGTGGGAACGGCTGCGGCGATCGGGACGGCCGGCTGTCTCGGTCGGTTGCGGACGCTCGGGGGCGGACCGGACAGACCGCCAGCCGAGACGGCCGACACGCAGTTCCGCGGCGAAACCACCAGACTGGGCGTGTTCCCCGAGCAGACGGTCCCCTCGTCGGTGACTGTCGACTGGCGGCTCGACGGCCTCAACACGGGCGGGCACACCGCGGCGAAGGGCAGTCCCGTGCTGGCACCGACCGGCGATATCGTCGTCACCGGCGACACCGGCGAGGTGTGGGCGGTTCGGCCCGACGGGAGGCGGCGGTGGCGGGCCGACGCCACGGACACGCCGCGGGGGTTCCACGGCACCCCGGCGATCGCGAACGGGACCGTCTACGTCGGCGCGTACGACGGGGCGCTGTACGCGTTCGATCTGGAGACGGGCGAACAGTACTGGCGCACGCAGCTGGGCGACGCCATCGGATCCAGCCCCGGCTACCACGACGGGCGGCTCTACGTCGCCGTCGAGTACTACGAACCGAGCGGTGCCATCTTCGCGCTCGACGCCGTCACGGGCGAGGTCAGCTGGGAAGATCGCCGAATCACGGACCACCCACACTCGACGTGTGCGATCGACCGCGAGGCCGGCCGTCTGGTCGTCGGGTCGAACGACGGCCGCCTCTACTGCTGGTCGTACCCCGACCACGAGTTCCTGTGGACCGACGACACCGGCGAGGAGATCAAGGGGCCGATCGCGACCTGGGACGGGAGCGCGTTCTTCGGCTCGTGGAGCGACAGGATCTACCGCGTCGCGCTGTCGGACGGTTCCGAGGAGTGGGCGACCGATCTGGGCGCGTCGGTGATGGCCGGCCCCTCCGTCGAGGGGTCGACGGGCACCGTCTACGTCGGCGACCAGCACGAATCGCTGTACGCTCTCGACGCCGCCGACGGCGACGAGCAGTGGGAGACAGACGTCGGTGGCCCGGTCATCGGCTGCCCGACCGTGACCAGCGAGCACGTCCTCGTCGGGTCCTACGAGCCGAAGCTGACCGCGCTGACGAAGTCGACCGGCGAGGAGCTCTGGGCCGTCCCGGCCGAGGGCGAGGTCACCAGTACCCCGCTGGTCACCGACGACGCGGTCTACGTCGCCGAACGGACCTCCGAGGCGTCGCTGGAGGGCGAGGGGTCCACGGGCGGGCTGTACCGCATCGTCGCCGACGAGTGA
- the trmY gene encoding tRNA (pseudouridine(54)-N(1))-methyltransferase TrmY, whose product MRQFVIIGHDAPTTPDFSLDDLAGAAGRLDVLCRCVSAAVFLSHDIREDVRVHLVLGDEYTVTVDSETVRRLNPDERSTAALIRTALEEREEAIGHIPVETSPGISLTRRGFEGTLEDVATAGTVVQLHADGDPAVDATPPTGPVFVLSDHRDFTDEEQDLLDDAADQRLSLGPQPLHANHAITVAHNFLDTDGYRSDE is encoded by the coding sequence ATGCGCCAGTTCGTCATCATCGGCCACGACGCGCCCACGACGCCCGACTTCTCGCTGGACGATCTCGCTGGGGCGGCGGGGCGACTCGACGTGCTCTGTCGGTGTGTCTCGGCGGCCGTCTTCCTGAGTCACGACATCCGCGAGGACGTTCGCGTCCACCTCGTGCTGGGCGACGAGTACACGGTCACCGTCGACAGCGAAACGGTCCGGCGGCTCAACCCGGACGAGCGCTCGACTGCGGCCCTGATTCGCACGGCCCTCGAAGAGCGCGAGGAGGCGATCGGTCACATTCCGGTCGAAACGTCTCCCGGCATCTCGCTGACTCGCCGAGGGTTCGAGGGCACGCTCGAAGACGTGGCGACGGCGGGGACGGTCGTCCAGTTGCACGCCGACGGCGACCCCGCCGTCGACGCGACGCCGCCGACCGGTCCGGTGTTCGTCCTCTCGGACCACCGAGATTTCACCGACGAGGAGCAGGACTTGCTCGACGACGCTGCCGACCAGCGGCTCTCACTGGGGCCACAGCCGTTACACGCCAACCACGCGATCACCGTCGCCCACAACTTCCTCGACACCGACGGCTACCGGTCCGACGAGTGA
- a CDS encoding NUDIX hydrolase gives MTDELAWETLERNVAYSCAGFDVRNERVRFPDGTDAEFDYLAEGESVVVLPLTPDGDVVVIEEWRQAVGRVNRGLPAGSMESDDADPEVAARRELAEETGYEAGSLEHLTTVEPANGFADAVFHYFVARDCEQTAQQDLDGNESIRVATTTLDELLDAAREDELRDGRTVTGVLYYALFER, from the coding sequence ATGACTGACGAACTCGCCTGGGAGACCCTGGAGCGCAACGTCGCCTACAGCTGTGCGGGATTCGACGTACGCAACGAGCGCGTTCGCTTCCCGGACGGGACCGACGCCGAATTCGACTACCTCGCGGAGGGCGAGAGCGTCGTCGTCCTCCCGCTGACGCCCGACGGCGACGTGGTCGTCATCGAGGAGTGGCGACAGGCGGTCGGCCGCGTGAACCGCGGCCTCCCCGCCGGCTCGATGGAGTCCGACGACGCCGATCCGGAGGTCGCCGCCCGTCGCGAACTCGCCGAGGAGACCGGCTACGAGGCCGGGTCGCTCGAACACCTGACGACGGTCGAGCCGGCCAACGGCTTCGCGGACGCCGTCTTCCACTACTTCGTCGCCCGCGACTGCGAGCAGACGGCCCAGCAGGACCTCGACGGCAACGAGTCGATCCGCGTCGCGACGACGACGCTCGACGAACTCCTCGATGCGGCCCGCGAAGACGAGCTTCGGGACGGGCGCACCGTGACCGGCGTGCTCTACTACGCGCTGTTCGAGCGGTAG